One stretch of Punica granatum isolate Tunisia-2019 chromosome 5, ASM765513v2, whole genome shotgun sequence DNA includes these proteins:
- the LOC116208072 gene encoding uncharacterized protein LOC116208072 isoform X2, whose translation MYCAVKLQASSSRIGPSSDCGSFGRIVPARRPFIVRKLRLPRTRLPLPSVKAGYSVAAVEEEYQPSVSPNYTTSVRSPSPALQLSQWNLTQRHILMLNVVACAAAVSATWLFFSAIPALLAFKRAAESLEKLMDATREELPDTMAAIRLSGMEISDLTMELNDLGQEITQGVKSSTRAVRVAEERLRRITNTMPPGDGDDSGN comes from the exons atgtACTGTGCGGTGAAATTGCAGGCTTCGAGCTCCCGGATCGGTCCGAGCTCCGACTGTGGCTCGTTTGGACGAATTGTTCCAGCTCGGCGGCCGTTTATTGTCCGGAAGCTGCGGCTGCCGCGAACCCGGCTTCCGTTGCCGTCAGTGAAGGCGGGATACAGCGTTGCGGCGGTGGAGGAGGAATACCAGCCTTCAGTATCGCCGAACTACACGACGTCCGTCAGATCGCCTTCCCCGGCGCTTCAGCTCTCTCAGTGGAACCTCACTCAGCGCCACATTCTTATGCTCAACGTCGTCGCTTGTGCA GCAGCAGTTTCAGCAACATGGTTATTTTTCTCTGCAATTCCTGCCCTTCTG GCTTTCAAGAGAGCAGCAGAGTCGCTGGAGAAGCTGATGGATGCCACAAGGGAAGAGCTTCCTGATACAATGGCGGCTATTAGGTTATCGGGAATGGAAATCAGTGACCTGACTATGGAACTCAATGATCTTGG TCAGGAGATAACTCAGGGTGTTAAAAGCTCCACTCGAGCTGTTCGCGTAGCTGAGGAGAGACTGCGGAGAATAACCAACACGATGCCACCAG GGGATGGTGATGACTCGGGAAACTGA
- the LOC116208072 gene encoding uncharacterized protein LOC116208072 isoform X1 produces the protein MYCAVKLQASSSRIGPSSDCGSFGRIVPARRPFIVRKLRLPRTRLPLPSVKAGYSVAAVEEEYQPSVSPNYTTSVRSPSPALQLSQWNLTQRHILMLNVVACAAAVSATWLFFSAIPALLAFKRAAESLEKLMDATREELPDTMAAIRLSGMEISDLTMELNDLGQEITQGVKSSTRAVRVAEERLRRITNTMPPASLQGMVMTRETEPTGPIVAITARSIRERIVKGRSLFQMFLSLAGFSRLALNYLAKWRRK, from the exons atgtACTGTGCGGTGAAATTGCAGGCTTCGAGCTCCCGGATCGGTCCGAGCTCCGACTGTGGCTCGTTTGGACGAATTGTTCCAGCTCGGCGGCCGTTTATTGTCCGGAAGCTGCGGCTGCCGCGAACCCGGCTTCCGTTGCCGTCAGTGAAGGCGGGATACAGCGTTGCGGCGGTGGAGGAGGAATACCAGCCTTCAGTATCGCCGAACTACACGACGTCCGTCAGATCGCCTTCCCCGGCGCTTCAGCTCTCTCAGTGGAACCTCACTCAGCGCCACATTCTTATGCTCAACGTCGTCGCTTGTGCA GCAGCAGTTTCAGCAACATGGTTATTTTTCTCTGCAATTCCTGCCCTTCTG GCTTTCAAGAGAGCAGCAGAGTCGCTGGAGAAGCTGATGGATGCCACAAGGGAAGAGCTTCCTGATACAATGGCGGCTATTAGGTTATCGGGAATGGAAATCAGTGACCTGACTATGGAACTCAATGATCTTGG TCAGGAGATAACTCAGGGTGTTAAAAGCTCCACTCGAGCTGTTCGCGTAGCTGAGGAGAGACTGCGGAGAATAACCAACACGATGCCACCAG CTTCGTTGCAGGGGATGGTGATGACTCGGGAAACTGAGCCTACAGGACCAATTGTGGCTATAACAGCTCGGAGCATACGAGAACGCATTGTCAAGGGCCGTTCCTTATTTCAGATGTTCTTATCCCTCGCCGGGTTTTCTCGGTTAGCTCTCAACTACTTAGCTAAATGGAGGAGGAAATAG
- the LOC116208075 gene encoding uncharacterized protein LOC116208075, protein MVEFGEELIIDSFRIPWLIWIQVIVMLLLLLLIYSFSLVTSSSSDLSPDDPLCCSSPPSSSSQIKLQQQVGEITGASSRSSISRNKSGNHQEGRSRSIRNNDNVNKEGGTSALINDRSISSQSLYNNTHHPCNIVRLAKIAFLKCLGLDNNPTTGVPSRRSSSSRETHE, encoded by the exons ATGGTTGAATTTGGGGAAGAGCTGATAATAGACAGCTTCAGGATCCCATGGCTCATATGGATCCAAGTCATAGtgatgctgctgctgctcctcCTCATCTACTCCTTCAGCCTCGTCACCTCCTCCTCATCAGATCTCTCCCCAGATGACCCCCTCTGCTGctcttctcctccttcctcctcttcccAGATCAAGCTCCAACAACAG GTCGGAGAAATAACCGGAGCAAGCAGTAGATCATCAATAAGCAGGAACAAATCTGGAAATCATCAAGAAGGTCGAAGTAGAAGTATCCGTAACAACGATAACGTGAACAAGGAAGGAGGAACCTCAGCATTGATAAACGACAGATCAATATCATCTCAAAGTCTATATAACAACACTCATCATCCTTGTAACATTGTTAGGCTTGCAAAGATTGCTTTTCTCAAGTGTCTAGGACTCGATAATAACCCTACAACTGGCGTTCCGAGCCGTCGTTCTTCCTCTTCCAGAGAAACACACGAATGA
- the LOC116208074 gene encoding protein MIZU-KUSSEI 1, which yields MGEPRSSNQDRHDALPAAPAPPPPPPRQPVSLVQPSQKKRHKPKVFRVFRSVFRSFPIITPVCKLPSLPMGLPDTHRTISGSRVTGTLFGYRKGRVSLSVQETPKCLPTLVVELAMQTNALQKELGSGMVRIALECEKRADKDKMKLLDEPLWTMYCNGKKTGYGVKREANGEDLNVMELLKAVSMGAGVLPGNSDVEGPDGELAYMRAHFERVVGSKDSETLYMLSPEGNTGPELSIFFVRI from the coding sequence ATGGGGGAGCCGAGATCGTCCAACCAGGACCGCCATGATGCCCTCCCCGCAGCCCCGGCCccgcctcctcctccacccCGCCAGCCCGTCTCCCTCGTCCAGCCCTCCCAGAAGAAGCGCCACAAGCCTAAGGTCTTCCGCGTCTTCCGCTCTGTTTTCCGGTCTTTCCCGATCATAACCCCCGTGTGCAAGCTCCCCTCGCTGCCCATGGGTCTCCCCGACACCCACCGGACCATCTCAGGCTCGCGGGTCACGGGCACCCTCTTCGGTTACCGGAAGGGGAGGGTCAGCCTCTCGGTGCAGGAGACCCCCAAGTGCCTCCCCACTCTTGTGGTCGAGCTCGCCATGCAGACCAACGCCCTCCAGAAGGAGCTCGGGTCGGGGATGGTCCGCATCGCCCTCGAGTGCGAGAAGAGGGCCGACAAGGACAAGATGAAGCTGCTGGATGAGCCGCTCTGGACAATGTACTGCAATGGGAAGAAGACCGGGTACGGGGTGAAGAGGGAGGCCAACGGGGAGGACCTCAACGTGATGGAGCTCCTCAAGGCCGTGTCGATGGGGGCAGGGGTGTTGCCGGGGAACTCGGACGTGGAGGGCCCCGACGGGGAGCTCGCCTACATGCGGGCCCACTTTGAGCGCGTGGTCGGGTCCAAGGACTCCGAGACGCTCTACATGCTCAGTCCCGAGGGAAACACCGGGCCTGAGCTCAGCATATTCTTTGTGAGGATCTGA
- the LOC116207379 gene encoding stress enhanced protein 2, chloroplastic, which translates to MATVARAVHCQLPSTGGEPSAARREPVSIPSLVSVPRAKQSAGDQSLSEGAGKIMLQPRLCTLRSYGSDRPPVGMAVIRTRKESCDEVSPFFETLSEYIESTKKSHDFEIISGRLAMIVFAATVTTEAVTGNSLFSKMDIQGIEEAAGLCLGAVTCAAVFAWFSSARNRVGRIFTVGCNTLIDSLIDQIVNGLFYESELSDWSDEI; encoded by the exons ATGGCCACGGTGGCGCGTGCAGTTCACTGCCAGCTGCCATCCACAGGCGGGGAGCCTTCGGCAGCAAGGAGGGAGCCGGTGAGCATCCCTTCATTGGTTTCGGTTCCAAGGGCGAAGCAATCGGCGGGTGATCAGTCGTTGTCCGAAGGTGCGGGGAAGATCATGCTGCAGCCGAGGTTGTGCACGCTGAGATCATATGGCTCGGATCGCCCGCCGGTGGGGATGGCGGTGATCAGGACCAGAAAGGAGAGCTGTGACGAGGTCTCGCCCTTCTTCGAGACGCTGTCTGAGTACATCGAGAGCACCAAGAAGAGCCACGACTTCGAGATCATATCCGGTCGCTTGGCTATG ATTGTATTCGCCGCAACTGTGACGACGGAAGCAGTGACAGGGAACTCCCTGTTCAGTAAAATGGACATACAAGGGATCGAAGAGGCAGCCGGGCTGTGTCTGGGAGCTGTGACCTGCGCTGCggtctttgcttggttttCGAGTGCCAGGAACCGGGTCGGCCGGATCTTCACTGTAGGATGCAACACGCTGATAGACTCTCTAATTGATCAGATCGTCAATGGGCTCTTCTATGAGAGCGAGCTCAGTGACTGGTCTGACGAAATCTGA